In Ochotona princeps isolate mOchPri1 chromosome 21, mOchPri1.hap1, whole genome shotgun sequence, a single genomic region encodes these proteins:
- the PARP3 gene encoding protein mono-ADP-ribosyltransferase PARP3 isoform X1, translated as MAWKVASTGTVMAPKRQPPPQTAGPLKKQGRLDAGEEDRFHSTVQALRAAPTEQRVIHVDSECPLYKKPGTQVHEDYSCTLNQTNIGSNNNKFYIIQLLESPGGFACWNRWGRVGETGQSKLREFTSLEDARKDFEKKFQEKTKNKWAERDHFVAHSGKYTLIDVQRDEEAQEVMVKVEGGPASAVAMQVLPCSLAPATQQLITNIFSKEMFEGSMALMNLDVKKMPLGKLSKQQIATGFEALEALEEALKAPEGSSHSLEELSSHFYTVIPHNCGRRRPPLINTPELLRAKKDMLLVLADIELAQALQAAPEEEVKVEEVPHPLDRNYQLLRCQLQLLDPEALEHKVICTYLEQTSNPYRCPTLQHIWKVKREGEGDRFKAHSGLENRKLLWHGTNVAVVAAILTSGLRIMPHSGGRMGKGIYFASENSKSASYVTGINGIGYMFLSEVALGREHHVMADKPNLQQAPPGFDSVIARGHTEPDPAQDIKLELDGQQVAVPQGRPVPCPQFSSSRFSQSEYLIYKESQCCLRYLLQLRL; from the exons ATGGCCTGGAAAGTGGCCTCCACGGG GACCGTCATGGCTCCCAAGCGCCAACCCCCGCCACAGACCGCAGGTCCCCTGAAGAAGCAGGGGCGCCTGGATGCAGGTGAAGAGGACAGATTTCACTCCACAGTCCAGGCCCTCCGGGCTGCACCCACTGAGCAGCGTGTGATCCACGTGGATTCTGAGTGCCCGCTCTATAAAAAGCCCGGGACCCAG GTGCATGAGGACTACAGCTGTACCCTGAACCAGACCAACATTGGGAGCAACAACAACAAGTTCTACATCATCCAGCTGCTGGAGAGCCCtggtggctttgcctgctggaaCCGCTGGGGTCGCGTG GGTGAGACGGGCCAGTCCAAGCTCAGGGAATTCACCAGCCTGGAAGATGCCAGGAAGGACTTTGAGAAGAAATTTCAGGAGAAGACCAAGAACAAATGGGCAGAGCGGGATCACTTTGTGGCCCACTCTGGCAAGTACACGCTGATTGATGTGCAAAGGGACGAAGAGGCCCAAGAGGTCATGGTGAAg GTGGAAGGAGGCCCAGCAAGCGCTGTGGCTATGCAGGTGCTGCCCTGCTCTCTGGCCCCTGCCACACAACAGCTGATCACCAACATCTTCAGCAAGGAGATGTTCGAGGGTTCGATGGCCCTCATGAACCTGG ATGTAAAGAAGATGCCCCTAGGCAAGCTGAGCAAGCAGCAGATCGCCACTGGCTTCGAGGCCTTGGAGGCCCTGGAGGAGGCCCTGAAGGCCCCAGAGGGCAGTAGTCACAGCCTGGAGGAGCTGTCCTCCCACTTCTACACCGTCATCCCGCACAACTGTGGCCGCAGACGTCCTCCTCTCATCAACACACCAGAGCTGCTGCGGGCCAAGAAGGACATGCTGCTG GTGCTGGCGGACATCgagctggcccaggccctgcaggcAGCCCCAGAGGAGGAGGTGAAGGTAGAGGAGGTGCCACACCCATTGGACCGCAACTACCAGCTTCTGAGGTGCCAGCTTCAGCTGCTGGACCCTGAAGCGTTGGAGCACAAG GTGATCTGTACCTACTTAGAGCAGACAAGCAACCCCTACAGGTGTCCTACCCTGCAGCACATCTGGAAAGTAAAACGAGAAGGGGAG gggGACAGGTTCAAAGCCCACTCCGGACTGGAGAACCGGAAGCTGCTGTGGCATGGCACCAacgtggctgtggtggctgccaTCCTCACCAGCGGGCTCCGCATCATGCCACACTCCGGTGGCCGCATGGGCAAAGGCATCTACTTCGCCTCAGAGAACAGCAAGTCAGCCAGCTACG TTACCGGCATTAATGGCATTGGCTACATGTTCCTGAGCGAGGTGGCACTGGGCCGAGAGCACCACGTCATGGCTGACAAGCCCAACCTGCAGCAGGCACCCCCTGGCTTTGACAGTGTCATCGCCCGAGGTCACACCGAGCCAG ACCCAGCCCAGGACATCAAGCTGGAGTTGGATGGCCAGCAAGTGGCGGTGCCGCAGGGCCGGCCCGTGCCCTGCCCACAGTTCAGCAGCTCTCGCTTCTCCCAGAGTGAGTACCTCATCTACAAGGAGAGCCAGTGCTGCCTGCGCTACCTGCTGCAGCTTCGCCTCTGA
- the PARP3 gene encoding protein mono-ADP-ribosyltransferase PARP3 isoform X2 yields MAPKRQPPPQTAGPLKKQGRLDAGEEDRFHSTVQALRAAPTEQRVIHVDSECPLYKKPGTQVHEDYSCTLNQTNIGSNNNKFYIIQLLESPGGFACWNRWGRVGETGQSKLREFTSLEDARKDFEKKFQEKTKNKWAERDHFVAHSGKYTLIDVQRDEEAQEVMVKVEGGPASAVAMQVLPCSLAPATQQLITNIFSKEMFEGSMALMNLDVKKMPLGKLSKQQIATGFEALEALEEALKAPEGSSHSLEELSSHFYTVIPHNCGRRRPPLINTPELLRAKKDMLLVLADIELAQALQAAPEEEVKVEEVPHPLDRNYQLLRCQLQLLDPEALEHKVICTYLEQTSNPYRCPTLQHIWKVKREGEGDRFKAHSGLENRKLLWHGTNVAVVAAILTSGLRIMPHSGGRMGKGIYFASENSKSASYVTGINGIGYMFLSEVALGREHHVMADKPNLQQAPPGFDSVIARGHTEPDPAQDIKLELDGQQVAVPQGRPVPCPQFSSSRFSQSEYLIYKESQCCLRYLLQLRL; encoded by the exons ATGGCTCCCAAGCGCCAACCCCCGCCACAGACCGCAGGTCCCCTGAAGAAGCAGGGGCGCCTGGATGCAGGTGAAGAGGACAGATTTCACTCCACAGTCCAGGCCCTCCGGGCTGCACCCACTGAGCAGCGTGTGATCCACGTGGATTCTGAGTGCCCGCTCTATAAAAAGCCCGGGACCCAG GTGCATGAGGACTACAGCTGTACCCTGAACCAGACCAACATTGGGAGCAACAACAACAAGTTCTACATCATCCAGCTGCTGGAGAGCCCtggtggctttgcctgctggaaCCGCTGGGGTCGCGTG GGTGAGACGGGCCAGTCCAAGCTCAGGGAATTCACCAGCCTGGAAGATGCCAGGAAGGACTTTGAGAAGAAATTTCAGGAGAAGACCAAGAACAAATGGGCAGAGCGGGATCACTTTGTGGCCCACTCTGGCAAGTACACGCTGATTGATGTGCAAAGGGACGAAGAGGCCCAAGAGGTCATGGTGAAg GTGGAAGGAGGCCCAGCAAGCGCTGTGGCTATGCAGGTGCTGCCCTGCTCTCTGGCCCCTGCCACACAACAGCTGATCACCAACATCTTCAGCAAGGAGATGTTCGAGGGTTCGATGGCCCTCATGAACCTGG ATGTAAAGAAGATGCCCCTAGGCAAGCTGAGCAAGCAGCAGATCGCCACTGGCTTCGAGGCCTTGGAGGCCCTGGAGGAGGCCCTGAAGGCCCCAGAGGGCAGTAGTCACAGCCTGGAGGAGCTGTCCTCCCACTTCTACACCGTCATCCCGCACAACTGTGGCCGCAGACGTCCTCCTCTCATCAACACACCAGAGCTGCTGCGGGCCAAGAAGGACATGCTGCTG GTGCTGGCGGACATCgagctggcccaggccctgcaggcAGCCCCAGAGGAGGAGGTGAAGGTAGAGGAGGTGCCACACCCATTGGACCGCAACTACCAGCTTCTGAGGTGCCAGCTTCAGCTGCTGGACCCTGAAGCGTTGGAGCACAAG GTGATCTGTACCTACTTAGAGCAGACAAGCAACCCCTACAGGTGTCCTACCCTGCAGCACATCTGGAAAGTAAAACGAGAAGGGGAG gggGACAGGTTCAAAGCCCACTCCGGACTGGAGAACCGGAAGCTGCTGTGGCATGGCACCAacgtggctgtggtggctgccaTCCTCACCAGCGGGCTCCGCATCATGCCACACTCCGGTGGCCGCATGGGCAAAGGCATCTACTTCGCCTCAGAGAACAGCAAGTCAGCCAGCTACG TTACCGGCATTAATGGCATTGGCTACATGTTCCTGAGCGAGGTGGCACTGGGCCGAGAGCACCACGTCATGGCTGACAAGCCCAACCTGCAGCAGGCACCCCCTGGCTTTGACAGTGTCATCGCCCGAGGTCACACCGAGCCAG ACCCAGCCCAGGACATCAAGCTGGAGTTGGATGGCCAGCAAGTGGCGGTGCCGCAGGGCCGGCCCGTGCCCTGCCCACAGTTCAGCAGCTCTCGCTTCTCCCAGAGTGAGTACCTCATCTACAAGGAGAGCCAGTGCTGCCTGCGCTACCTGCTGCAGCTTCGCCTCTGA